In Chitinophagales bacterium, a single genomic region encodes these proteins:
- a CDS encoding DUF4255 domain-containing protein produces MTETTLSFLSAQLNNFIFLKDPLNSAGALNSPVVLDSIVNQKNEPLHTGGDFVFMNLVNIEEETVGKSQLPYLRTADDKLNVQNPDIKLNLYVQFSAFSDLSTGGQNPYSRALKLLDQVILFFQFRNVFNASHYPVLAAAGMDKIIVEPISLTFEQLNHLWATLGAKYLPSVLYKIRTLTFRETGITPEQPLIREVVAQDSAI; encoded by the coding sequence ATGACGGAAACAACATTGAGCTTTTTAAGCGCGCAGCTTAACAATTTTATTTTTCTTAAAGACCCGCTTAATTCTGCGGGTGCCCTGAATTCGCCAGTGGTATTGGACTCCATTGTGAACCAGAAAAATGAGCCCTTGCATACCGGGGGCGATTTTGTTTTCATGAACCTGGTCAATATTGAAGAAGAAACGGTGGGCAAATCCCAGTTACCCTATTTAAGGACGGCGGATGATAAACTGAATGTACAGAACCCAGACATCAAACTGAACCTGTATGTTCAGTTTTCCGCTTTTTCTGATTTGTCTACAGGAGGGCAAAACCCATATTCCCGTGCACTGAAATTGCTTGATCAGGTCATTCTTTTCTTTCAATTCAGAAACGTTTTTAATGCAAGCCATTATCCGGTGCTGGCAGCAGCCGGTATGGACAAGATCATTGTTGAACCGATCAGTCTCACTTTCGAACAGCTCAACCATTTATGGGCCACCCTGGGGGCAAAATACCTTCCCTCTGTTTTATATAAGATCAGGACATTAACATTCCGCGAAACCGGAATCACGCCGGAACAACCTCTTATCCGGGAGGTGGTGGCACAAGATTCTGCCATATGA